In Malaclemys terrapin pileata isolate rMalTer1 chromosome 10, rMalTer1.hap1, whole genome shotgun sequence, the following are encoded in one genomic region:
- the FAM81A gene encoding protein FAM81A, with the protein MAQRSPIFPTLAPTERRIRNIPLHSQALTAVPLASASLVDQLEDRILSHEKTTAALVEHAFRIKEDIVSTLHRMQNKGGGDRLARQLLEEHIRNITAIVRQLNRDIETLQEQIRVRDNLSYGTNSTLKSLEMRQLSGLGDLRGRVARCDAGLARLSAEHKITYERLQNLSKDQQASKMILESKIKEAEIQISYLLSRVEQSIMQQEAKLKIAYKESNQQLHLLDVKLKGAVEELSSQILSARSWLEQEHERIEKELLQKIDQISLALKEKTEMSERAIEMRFSQMSEKLDKIEEIQKISVEEHGTKQAEEKINIRISKLQMEINEDIKEMKAEVNAGFAAIYENIGSLQEVLEAKMKLDRDELQKQIHQKNQEVPT; encoded by the exons ACGGATTCGAAATATACCACTACACAGCCAAGCTTTGACCGCGGTCCCATTAGCATCTGCAAGTCTTGTGGATCAGCTAGAAGACAGAATTCTAAGCCATGAGAAAACAACTGCTGCCCTTGTGGAACACGCTTTTCGCATTAAGGAGGACATTGTTTCCACTTTGCATAGAATGCAGAACAAAGGGGGAGGAGATCGGTTGGCTAGGCAACTCTTAGAAGAACACATCCGAAACATAACAGCAATAGTGAGGCAGCTTAACCGGGACATTGAG ACGCTGCAGGAACAGATACGTGTCAGGGATAACCTCAGTTATGGAACTAATTCTACCTTAAAGAGCCTGGAAATGCGGCAGTTGTCTGGTTTGGGAGATCTTCGGGGGAGAGTTGCAAG GTGCGATGCCGGTTTAGCCAGATTGTCTGCAGAGCACAAAATTACGTATGAAAGACTTCAAAACCTAAGCAAAGACCAACAAGCTTCTAAAATGATCTTGGAATCTAAAATCAAAGAGGCAGAAATACAG ATTTCTTACCTTCTGAGCAGAGTAGAGCAGTCAATAATGCAACAAGAAGCAAAACTGAAGATTGCCTACAAAGAGAGCAACCAACAGCTCCACCTTCTGGATGTTAA atTAAAAGGTGCAGTAGAGGAACTCAGCAGCCAGATATTGTCTGCTCGCAGCTGGTTGGAACAGGAACATGAACGGATTGAAAAAGAGCTTTTACAGAAAATTGATCAGATTTCCTTGGCCCTTAAGGAAAAGACC GAAATGAGTGAAAGGGCCATAGAGATGAGATTCAGCCAGATGTCAGAGAAACTTGATAAAATAgaagaaatacaaaaaataagCGTGGAAGAACATGGAACAAAACAGGCTGAAGAGAAGATAAATATTCGAATCAGCAAGCTTCAGATGGAGATTAATGAAGATATAAAAGAAATGAAAGCTGAAGTTAATGCTG GGTTTGCGGCTATCTACGAGAACATTGGGTCCCTACAGGAAGTTCTAGAAGCCAAAATGAAACTTGACAGGGATGAGCTACAGAAGCAGATTCACCAAAAGAATCAGGAAGTTCCGACATAG